Proteins found in one Miscanthus floridulus cultivar M001 chromosome 4, ASM1932011v1, whole genome shotgun sequence genomic segment:
- the LOC136550892 gene encoding glutaredoxin-C9-like, whose product MTMMVPAATHSHPHPHPHPHHSLAVYERVARMASGNAVVVFSASGCCMCHVVKRLLLGLGVGPTVYELDQMAGTGGGREIQAALSQLLPPGQPPVPVVFVGGRLLGGVEKVMACHINGTLVPLLKQAGALWL is encoded by the coding sequence ATGACCATGATGGTGCCCGCGGCGACGCActcgcacccgcacccgcacccgcacccgcaccacTCGCTGGCGGTGTACGAGCGGGTGGCGCGGATGGCGAGCGGGAACGCGGTGGTGGTGTTCAGCGCCAGCGGCTGCTGCATGTGCCACGTCGTCAAGCGCCTCCTCCTGGGCCTCGGCGTCGGCCCCACCGTCTACGAGCTCGACCAGATGGCCGGAACCGGCGGAGGGAGGGAGATCCAGGCGGCGCTGTCGCAGCTGCTCCCGCCCGGGCAGCCGCCCGTGCCGGTGGTGTTCGTGGGCGGGCGGCTCCTGGGCGGCGTCGAGAAGGTGATGGCGTGCCACATCAACGGCACCCTCGTCCCGCTCCTCAAGCAGGCCGGCGCGCTCTGGCTCTGA